One Oncorhynchus kisutch isolate 150728-3 unplaced genomic scaffold, Okis_V2 scaffold2442, whole genome shotgun sequence DNA window includes the following coding sequences:
- the LOC116370067 gene encoding general transcription factor II-I repeat domain-containing protein 2-like encodes MVKRKAENRSFLDKWEAEYLFTYVKDKPVCLVCGVNVAVSKEYNIRRHYETKHHDKYKDLDMTQRSQKVEEMKRSLVSQQNMFKKATSQSEAAVKASYIVAAEIAKSARPFNEGEFMKKCMMKVCDLVCPEKKQAFSNVSLSRNTVADRTCDLATNLYDQLMEKGKDFVAFSLAVDESCDASDTAQLSVFIRGVDSNLCVTEELLGFKSMHGTTTGKEIFEEVSKCVTEIKLPWDKLVGLTTDGAPAMCGKKSGLVGMVREKMREENCAGELTVYHCIIHQEALCAKALKMEHVMTTLTQVVNFIRAKGLNHRQFKSLMEECGSEYADVPYHTEVRWLSRGKVLNRCFELREEICQFLETKGKDTAELREQKFLCELAFLCDISSHLDALNLQLQGRGRIITDMYAAVRAFKTKLCLWENQMLQGNPCHFPCCQSIKAQISTAVFPCTQFAEKLSVLAAEFSRRFADFDAQKCKFELLSNPFAVDVENAPTNIQMELIELQCNDTLKSKYDAVGAAQFPRFIPDTMPQLRTQAAQMLSMFGSTYLCEQLFSSMKMTKTTHRRRLTDEHLRSILRISSAQSLSPDIDELASKKRCQVSGLGTSD; translated from the coding sequence ATGGTGAAAAGAAAGGCAGAAAACAGGAGCTTTCTGGACAAGTGGGAGGCAGAATATCTGTTTACATATGTAAAAGACAAacctgtttgtcttgtttgtggaGTCAACGTGGCTGTAAGTAAGGAGTACAACATTAGACGACACTATGAAACGAAACACCATGACAAATACAAGGACCTGGACATGACTCAAAGGagccagaaagtagaggagatgaaaagaagtttggtttcacaacagaatatgtttaaaaaagcCACATCACAAAGCGAGGCTGCTGTAAAGGCTAGTTATATAGTGGCAGCAGAGATCGCAAAATCAGCCAGGCCCTTTAATGAGGGAGAGTTCATGAAAAAGTGCATGATGAAGGTTTGTGACCTCGTATGCCCAGAGAAAAAACAAGCATTTTCAAACGTGAGCCTGAGCAGGAACACAGTAGCTGATCGCACATGTGATCTTGCCACCAATCTGTATGACCAGCTGATGGAAAAGGGAAAAGATTTTGTTGCGTTCTCCCTCGCTGTGGATGAGAGCTGTGACGCATCTGATACTGCTCAGCTGTCAGTCTTCATCCGTGGAGTGGACTCAAATCTGTGTGTTACGGAGGAGCTATTAGGATTCAAATCAATGCATGGcacaaccacaggaaaggaaatctTTGAGGAGGTTTCCAAATGTGTAACTGAAATAAAGCTGCCGTGGGATAAACTCGTTGGATTAACGACAGATGGTGCGCCAGCGATGTGCGGTAAAAAGAGTGGACTGGTGGGCATGGTTCGGGAGAAGATGCGGGAAGAGAACTGTGCAGGTGAGCTAACTGTTTACCACTGCATCATACATCAGGAAGCACTGTGTGCCAAAGCCCTAAAGATGGAACATGTTATGACCACATTAACACAGGTAGTTAACTTTATAAGAGCCAAAGGTCTAAATCACCGCCAGTTTAAATCTTTAATGGAGGAGTGTGGTTCGGAATACGCAGACGTGCCGTATCACACAGAGGTGAGATGGCTAAGCAGAGGAAAAGTACTGAACAGATGTTTCGAGCTGCGTGAGGAAATATGTCAATTCctggaaaccaaagggaaggATACAGCAGAGCTCCGGGAGCAAAAGTTCCTGTGTGAGCTGGCCTTTCTCTGTGACATCTCGAGCCATCTCGATGCGCTGAACCTGCAGCTTCAGGGGCGGGGGCGCATCATCACAGACATGTACGCTGCAGTGAGGGCCTTCAAAACTAAACTGTGCCTGTGGGAGAATCAGATGCTGCAAGGAAACCCTTGCCATTTTCCCTGCTGCCAATCCATAAAAGCGCAGATCTCTACCGCCGTGTTCCCATGCACACAGTTTGCTGAAAAACTCAGTGTTCTCGCCGCTGAGTTTAGCCGGCGATTTGCCGACTTCGATGCCCAGAAATGCAAGTTTGAACTGCTTAGTAATCCCTTCGCAGTTGATGTGGAAAATGCACCAACCAACATCCAAATGGAGCTGATTGAACTCCAGTGCAACGACACGCTGAAGTCAAAGTATGATGCTGTGGGCGCCGCACAGTTTCCACGGTTCATCCCTGACACAATGCCTCAGCTCCGCACCCAAGCTGCTCAGATGCTCTCCATGTTCGGCAGCACTTATCTATGCGAGCAACTTTTCTCCTCGATGAAGATGACCAAAACAACTCACAGGAGACGTCTGACTGATGAACATCTTCGCTCGATACTGAGGATTTCTTCAGCTCAGAGCTTGAGCCCAGACATTGATGAACTAGCATCCAAGAAGAGATGCCAGGTATCTGGCTTGGGCACATCAGATTAG